The following coding sequences are from one Nilaparvata lugens isolate BPH chromosome 6, ASM1435652v1, whole genome shotgun sequence window:
- the LOC120351941 gene encoding sodium channel protein Nach-like isoform X1, with the protein MSELEKETSNSREIAKNFLMFVIENSSIHGFNHLADKRRHIIEYILWFIGILLGVFGIFWLSQSTWYHYQNNPTVVSIENNYQEWNTIFPSITVCPDIQIEPDLNVFNEVLVKDPKSYKLASSDIGELQTLITKISNWTYSNPSLSENNFIIDGKTPMTPSEYARLFITTKNSFTYTLNYNEIEELEDEDLQVHMTEHGVCFGYLSKVSNYFNPMEWKYIRYKDKGDPFSSNPFDGDNYFQLTFIDEAGTKVFVHSPEELPDITSKGEHLQQHALKTIGVAALSIYSSSEVYDLNIHQRQCQFLWESNLQISPVYTYNACRMQCRYNLGLKLCGCVPHVYKSFGKEEICNPDGLSCLSKNEDLLMKLRDTNGKRVECRCLPPCNDVNYVIDQERNIKWAFGCELRWGIIKYPRIRFKRSVLFGFTEVLVSIGGSAGLFLGCSVLSFVEIVYFFTLRLFWYMKKYNSTGLEKPSI; encoded by the exons ATGTCAGAACTGGAAAAAGAGACTAGTAACTCAAGAGAAATTGCCAAGAATTTTCTAATGTTTGTGATTGAAAATTCGTCAATTCATGGATTCAATCATCTTGCTGATAAGAGGCGACATATCATTGAATA TATTTTATGGTTCATTGGAATTCTATTGGGAGTATTTGGAATATTTTGGCTGAGTCAGTCGACATGGTATCACTACCAAAACAACCCCACTGTtgtttcaatagaaaataattatcaagaatggaacacaatatttccATCGATAACTGTTTGTCCAGATATACAAATTGAACCAGACCTGAATGTATTCAATGAGGTCTTAGTAAAAGATCCTAAAAGCTACAAGCT TGCAAGTAGTGACATCGGTGAATTGCAGACCCTCATCACTAAGATATCGAATTGGACTTACTCAAATCCCAGTTTGTCtgagaataattttatcattgatgGTAAGACGCCAATGACACCAAGCGAGTATGCACGTTTATTTATAACTACGAAAAATTCATTCACTTATACATTGAATTACAACGAAATTGAAGAGTTGGAAGATGAAGACCTGCAAGTTCACATGACAGAACACGGAGTCTGCTTCGGATATTTGTCAAAAGTCTCAAACTATTTTAATCCCAT GGAATGGAAATATATTCGCTACAAAGACAAAGGGGATCCGTTCAGTTCAAATCCATTCGATGGTGACAATTACTTTCAGTTGACATTCATTGATGAAGCTGGGACAAAG GTTTTTGTACATAGCCCAGAAGAGCTGCCAGATATAACAAGCAAAGGTGAACACTTGCAACAGCATGCACTCAAGACAATTGGCGTGGCAGCTCTGAGCATCTACAGCTCATCAGAAGTCTACGATTTGAACATACACCAGAGACAGTGTCAGTTCTTATGGGAGTCCAATCTTCAAATAAGTCCAGTTTACACGTACAACGCGTGCAGAATGCAGTGTCGTTACAACCTTGGCTTGAAGCTTTGTGGATGCGTTCCTCATGTCTACAAGTCATTTG GAAAAGAAGAAATCTGCAACCCTGATGGCTTGTCTTGTCTTTCAAAAAATGAAG ACTTACTGATGAAATTACGGGACACCAATGGAAAAAGAGTAGAATGTAGATGCTTGCCACCATGTAACGATGTAAACTACGTTATCGATCAAGAAAGAAACATCAAATG GGCTTTTGGATGTGAATTAAGATGGGGCATTATCAAGTATCCCCGAATTAGATTCAAAAGGTCGGTACTTTTTGGGTTCACCGAAGTACTGG tttcaatcggCGGATCAGCAGGACTGTTCCTTGGTTGCAGTGTACTGAGCTTTGTTGAAATAGTCTACTTCTTCACTCTACGTTTATTCTGGTACATGAAGAAATATAACTCAACTGGATTGGAAAAGCCTAGCATCTAA
- the LOC120351941 gene encoding sodium channel protein Nach-like isoform X2 produces the protein MSELEKETSNSREIAKNFLMFVIENSSIHGFNHLADKRRHIIEYILWFIGILLGVFGIFWLSQSTWYHYQNNPTVVSIENNYQEWNTIFPSITVCPDIQIEPDLNVFNEVLVKDPKSYKLASSDIGELQTLITKISNWTYSNPSLSENNFIIDGKTPMTPSEYARLFITTKNSFTYTLNYNEIEELEDEDLQVHMTEHGVCFGYLSKVSNYFNPMEWKYIRYKDKGDPFSSNPFDGDNYFQLTFIDEAGTKVFVHSPEELPDITSKGEHLQQHALKTIGVAALSIYSSSEVYDLNIHQRQCQFLWESNLQISPVYTYNACRMQCRYNLGLKLCGCVPHVYKSFGKEEICNPDGLSCLSKNEDLLMKLRDTNGKRVECRCLPPCNDVNYVIDQERNIKCFNRRISRTVPWLQCTELC, from the exons ATGTCAGAACTGGAAAAAGAGACTAGTAACTCAAGAGAAATTGCCAAGAATTTTCTAATGTTTGTGATTGAAAATTCGTCAATTCATGGATTCAATCATCTTGCTGATAAGAGGCGACATATCATTGAATA TATTTTATGGTTCATTGGAATTCTATTGGGAGTATTTGGAATATTTTGGCTGAGTCAGTCGACATGGTATCACTACCAAAACAACCCCACTGTtgtttcaatagaaaataattatcaagaatggaacacaatatttccATCGATAACTGTTTGTCCAGATATACAAATTGAACCAGACCTGAATGTATTCAATGAGGTCTTAGTAAAAGATCCTAAAAGCTACAAGCT TGCAAGTAGTGACATCGGTGAATTGCAGACCCTCATCACTAAGATATCGAATTGGACTTACTCAAATCCCAGTTTGTCtgagaataattttatcattgatgGTAAGACGCCAATGACACCAAGCGAGTATGCACGTTTATTTATAACTACGAAAAATTCATTCACTTATACATTGAATTACAACGAAATTGAAGAGTTGGAAGATGAAGACCTGCAAGTTCACATGACAGAACACGGAGTCTGCTTCGGATATTTGTCAAAAGTCTCAAACTATTTTAATCCCAT GGAATGGAAATATATTCGCTACAAAGACAAAGGGGATCCGTTCAGTTCAAATCCATTCGATGGTGACAATTACTTTCAGTTGACATTCATTGATGAAGCTGGGACAAAG GTTTTTGTACATAGCCCAGAAGAGCTGCCAGATATAACAAGCAAAGGTGAACACTTGCAACAGCATGCACTCAAGACAATTGGCGTGGCAGCTCTGAGCATCTACAGCTCATCAGAAGTCTACGATTTGAACATACACCAGAGACAGTGTCAGTTCTTATGGGAGTCCAATCTTCAAATAAGTCCAGTTTACACGTACAACGCGTGCAGAATGCAGTGTCGTTACAACCTTGGCTTGAAGCTTTGTGGATGCGTTCCTCATGTCTACAAGTCATTTG GAAAAGAAGAAATCTGCAACCCTGATGGCTTGTCTTGTCTTTCAAAAAATGAAG ACTTACTGATGAAATTACGGGACACCAATGGAAAAAGAGTAGAATGTAGATGCTTGCCACCATGTAACGATGTAAACTACGTTATCGATCAAGAAAGAAACATCAAATG tttcaatcggCGGATCAGCAGGACTGTTCCTTGGTTGCAGTGTACTGAGCTTTGTTGA
- the LOC120351941 gene encoding acid-sensing ion channel 5-like isoform X3, which yields MSELEKETSNSREIAKNFLMFVIENSSIHGFNHLADKRRHIIEYILWFIGILLGVFGIFWLSQSTWYHYQNNPTVVSIENNYQEWNTIFPSITVCPDIQIEPDLNVFNEVLVKDPKSYKLASSDIGELQTLITKISNWTYSNPSLSENNFIIDGKTPMTPSEYARLFITTKNSFTYTLNYNEIEELEDEDLQVHMTEHGVCFGYLSKVSNYFNPMEWKYIRYKDKGDPFSSNPFDGDNYFQLTFIDEAGTKVFVHSPEELPDITSKGEHLQQHALKTIGVAALSIYSSSEVYDLNIHQRQCQFLWESNLQISPVYTYNACRMQCRYNLGLKLCGCVPHVYKSFGKEEICNPDGLSCLSKNEVSIGGSAGLFLGCSVLSFVEIVYFFTLRLFWYMKKYNSTGLEKPSI from the exons ATGTCAGAACTGGAAAAAGAGACTAGTAACTCAAGAGAAATTGCCAAGAATTTTCTAATGTTTGTGATTGAAAATTCGTCAATTCATGGATTCAATCATCTTGCTGATAAGAGGCGACATATCATTGAATA TATTTTATGGTTCATTGGAATTCTATTGGGAGTATTTGGAATATTTTGGCTGAGTCAGTCGACATGGTATCACTACCAAAACAACCCCACTGTtgtttcaatagaaaataattatcaagaatggaacacaatatttccATCGATAACTGTTTGTCCAGATATACAAATTGAACCAGACCTGAATGTATTCAATGAGGTCTTAGTAAAAGATCCTAAAAGCTACAAGCT TGCAAGTAGTGACATCGGTGAATTGCAGACCCTCATCACTAAGATATCGAATTGGACTTACTCAAATCCCAGTTTGTCtgagaataattttatcattgatgGTAAGACGCCAATGACACCAAGCGAGTATGCACGTTTATTTATAACTACGAAAAATTCATTCACTTATACATTGAATTACAACGAAATTGAAGAGTTGGAAGATGAAGACCTGCAAGTTCACATGACAGAACACGGAGTCTGCTTCGGATATTTGTCAAAAGTCTCAAACTATTTTAATCCCAT GGAATGGAAATATATTCGCTACAAAGACAAAGGGGATCCGTTCAGTTCAAATCCATTCGATGGTGACAATTACTTTCAGTTGACATTCATTGATGAAGCTGGGACAAAG GTTTTTGTACATAGCCCAGAAGAGCTGCCAGATATAACAAGCAAAGGTGAACACTTGCAACAGCATGCACTCAAGACAATTGGCGTGGCAGCTCTGAGCATCTACAGCTCATCAGAAGTCTACGATTTGAACATACACCAGAGACAGTGTCAGTTCTTATGGGAGTCCAATCTTCAAATAAGTCCAGTTTACACGTACAACGCGTGCAGAATGCAGTGTCGTTACAACCTTGGCTTGAAGCTTTGTGGATGCGTTCCTCATGTCTACAAGTCATTTG GAAAAGAAGAAATCTGCAACCCTGATGGCTTGTCTTGTCTTTCAAAAAATGAAG tttcaatcggCGGATCAGCAGGACTGTTCCTTGGTTGCAGTGTACTGAGCTTTGTTGAAATAGTCTACTTCTTCACTCTACGTTTATTCTGGTACATGAAGAAATATAACTCAACTGGATTGGAAAAGCCTAGCATCTAA